The following proteins are co-located in the Seriola aureovittata isolate HTS-2021-v1 ecotype China chromosome 7, ASM2101889v1, whole genome shotgun sequence genome:
- the tomm40 gene encoding mitochondrial import receptor subunit TOM40 homolog — translation MGSVLAAASPSPAPAAAGVGGGQGVPGLVSVPPGFSMPSVSSVPPSSGSGQQTSDADSPLPNPGTYEECHRKCKEVFPLQMEGVRLVVNKGLSNHFQVSHTVTLSTQGDSGYRFGSTYVGSKQTGPAESFPVMVGDMDNTGSLNAQIIHQLTSAVRSKIAIQTQQHKFVNWQCDMEYRGEDFTSAVTLGNPDVLVGSGILVAHYLQSITPALALGGELVYHKRPGEEGTVTSLLGRYTGDNYVATLTLGGAGAHATYYHKANDQLQIGVEFEASTRMQDTTTSFGYQLDLPKANLLFKGTVDSNWVVGATLEKKLLPLPLTLALGAFLNHRKNKFQCGFGVTIG, via the exons ATGGGCAGTGTGTTGGCTGCCGCCTCCCCCAgtccagctccagctgcagctggagtTGGAGGTGGTCAAGGGGTTCCAGGGTTGGTGTCGGTCCCTCCAGGGTTTAGTATGCCCTCAGTGTCTTCCGTCCCTCCATCATCTGGATCTGGCCAGCAGACGTCAGATGCAGATTCCCCACTCCCAAACCCAGGCACTTATGAGGAATGCCACCGCAAATGTAAAG agGTGTTCCCTCTGCAGATGGAAGGGGTGCGGTTAGTGGTCAACAAGGGCCTGAGTAACCACTTCCAAGTCAGCCATACTGTTACCCTCAGTACCCAGGGTGATTCTGGTTATCGATTTGGTTCCACCTACGTAGGCAGTAAACAGACTGGACCAGCAGAG TCATTCCCAGTCATGGTCGGAGATATGGACAATACTGGGAGTCTGAATGCCCAGATCATTCACCAGCTCACATCTGCTGTGCGTTCTAAAATAGCAATCCAG ACTCAGCAGCATAAGTTTGTGAATTGGCAGTGTGACATGGAGTATCGTGGTGAAGACTTCACCTCTGCTGTGACACTCGGAAATCCAGACGTACTTGTTGGATCTG GCATTTTGGTGGCCCACTACCTCCAGTCCATCACACCAGCGCTGGCTCTGGGTGGTGAGCTAGTGTACCACAAGAGACCTGGGGAGGAAGGAACCGTCACCTCCCTTTTGGGCAGATACACAG GTGACAACTATGTTGCTACATTGACTTTGGGAGGTGCAGGAGCTCATGCTACATACTATCACAAAGCCAACGACCAG TTGCAGATAGGAGTTGAATTTGAAGCAAGCACAAGGATGCAAGACACTACAACATCCTTTGGTTACCAGTTGGACCTTCCCAAGGCCAACCTGCTGTTTAAAG gTACAGTTGACAGTAATTGGGTGGTAGGGGCAACCCTTGAAAAGAAACTGTTGCCGCTGCCTCTCACACTGGCCCTCGGGGCTTTCCTCAACCATCGCAAGAACAAGTTCCAGTGTGGCTTCGGTGTCACCATTGGCTAG
- the LOC130172683 gene encoding probable ATP-dependent RNA helicase ddx6 — protein MATARTANPAPMIGLNKAANGQLRGQTKPAGQQSGLLATAQQSSVSQNRSSIPQNSGGIKFGDDWKKCLELPPKDTRLRTSDVTSTKGNEFEDYCLKRELLMGIFEMGWEKPSPIQEESIPIALSGRDILARAKNGTGKSGAYLIPLLERIDLKKDHIQALVMVPTRELALQMSQISIQLSKHLGGVKVMATTGGTNLRDDIMRLDEIVHVVIATPGRILDLIKKGVAKVDKTQMMVMDEADKLLSQDFVVLIEDIISFLPKGRQILLYSATFPISVQKFMSKHLKKPYEINLMEELTLKGITQYYAYVTERQKVHCLNTLFSRLQINQSIIFCNSTQRVELLAKKITQLGYSCFYIHAKMMQEYRNRVFHDFRNGLCRNLVCTDLFTRGIDIQAVNVVINFDFPKSAETYLHRIGRSGRFGHLGLAINLITSDDRYNLKTIEDQLITDIKPIPSSIDKSLYVAEFHSVDPDDDDDIGEAKNKELGTA, from the exons ATGGCTACAGCAAGAACAGCAAACCCAGCACCAATGATTGGACTGAACAAAGCAGCAAATGGGCAGCTCAGAGGACAGACCAAACCAGCTGGTCAACAGTCAGGACTCCTCGCAACTGCCCAACAGTCCAGTGTCTCCCAGAATAGGAGCAGCATTCCTCAGAACAGTGGGGGCATCAA GTTTGGGGATGACTGGAAGAAGTGCCTGGAACTTCCCCCAAAAGACACCAGGTTGAGAACTTCG GATGTGACATCAACCAAGGGAAATGAATTTGAAGACTACTGCTTAAAGCGAGAACTTCTAATGGGAATCTTTGAGATGGGATGGGAGAAACCTTCCCCTATCCAG GAGGAAAGTATCCCCATTGCCCTGTCGGGCAGAGATATTTTGGCTCGAGCCAAGAATGGTACAGGAAAAAGTGGAGCCTACCTCATCCCTCTGCTGGAGAGAATAGACCTGAAGAAGGATCACATCCAGG CTTTAGTTATGGTGCCGACAAGAGAGTTGGCCCTGCAGATGAGCCAAATCAGCATTCAGCTCAGCAAGCACCTTGGAGGTGTCAAGGTCATGGCTACCACAGGCGGCACCAACTTGAGGGATGACATCATGCGTCTTGATGAGATAG TGCATGTAGTGATTGCTACACCAGGCAGGATACTAGACCTGATTAAGAAGGGTGTGGCAAAAGTGGATAAGACCCaaatgatggtgatggatgaG GCAGATAAGCTGCTGTCCCAGGACTTTGTGGTCCTGATTGAAGATATTATCAGCTTTTTGCCAAAGGGTCGTCAGATCCTGCTGTACTCTGCCACTTTCCCCATCAGTGTGCAAAAATTCATG AGCAAACATCTGAAGAAGCCTTATGAGATCAACCTGATGGAGGAACTGACCTTGAAGGGCATCACCCAGTACTATGCTTATGTGACTGAAAGACAGAAGGTCCACTGTCTCAACACGCTCTTTTCTAGG CTTCAGATCAATCAGTCTATCATCTTCTGTAACTCCACCCAAAGGGTTGAGCTTCTGGCTAAGAAAATCACCCAACTGGGCTATTCGTGCTTCTACATTCATGCAAAGATGATGCAGGAGTACAGGAACCGTGTGTTCCATGACTTCAGGAATGGATTGTGCAGAAACCTGGTGTGCACAG ACCTTTTCACTCGGGGAATTGACATCCAGGCAGTGAATGTGGTCATCAATTTTGACTTCCCCAAAAGCGCAGAGACCTACCTGCACCGCATTGGCAGATCAG ggcGTTTTGGTCACCTGGGTCTGGCCATCaatctgataacttcagatgaCCGCTACAACTTGAAAACTATTGAGGATCAGTTAATTACTGACATTAAGCCCATCCCCAGCAGCATCGATAAGAGCCTGTACGTGGCAGAGTTTCACTCTGTTGACCCAGATGACGACGATGACATTGGGGAAGCCAAAAACAAGGAACTGGGAACAGCCTGA